CTTCTCCCGGGCTTGTGTGTTGGCACTGTcgatgtgtgggtggtggtatattttttccttttttctggttacgaccctccaggttgtaatcttgtaattttttcctgctctatcaatagaacttcgcaccgtctcgtgcgagtcgttcaaagaAAAAAGTGATCGGACCATACAATCCATGTAGccggtaataataataatatattccTTTCTTCCTGAACATTTTCTGTCTTTGTGAGTTTACTCGGATGTTTCTTTGATCTTCTTGGTCTTTGTTGACACTactgttatcaagaaaaaagtTTGTATGGGAATTGAACTTGGATATGTATAGCTATATTAATATGAGACTATCTTTTGCATGCTGTCCAGGAACAGTACATGCAGCCTGTAGTGAACTGGATTCAAATTCACAAGAAATTAACAATTCATTGTTGAAACGTAAATAACTTGTTCAATTAGAGAACATAAATAATCCGTCAATTAGGGAACATCCTGCAAAAGGTAATCAGGAGTGTATTCATTTCTTACAACAACTTCCACTGCATAGATTGTTACTTCCAAGAATGCTTAATGATGATATATGCATCATGTGGGTTCATACTTTGAGACCAGGAATATTTCTCTCATCAGGCCATTCCATTAAACAGATTGGTACAAGTACTACTGAAGTTAGGACATGGCAGAAAATATTCAGTTATACATGTTTTGGGCAGCATCATAGTAGAGTATTACTTCCAGGAATGTTTACTTATTGATCTATGCATCATGCAGGTTGAATACTTCTTTGACCAGGGGCATTTCCATCTCATTAGGAAATTCTACTATACTGATTGGTAAAGTACTGTTAAGAATAGAACAGAGTGGCAAATATtcagggtctgtttggcacagctccagctccagctccacctctcctagagctggagcttagccaaacagtttcagctccatcaaaactgggagtggagttgggtggagctctctcacaaaatgtactagaattgtggagctgggtttaggcagctccacaactccactccagactcaactcctggagttatatttaggagttagagctgtaccaaacaggccctcaaCTAAACATCTTCTCAAACATTCAATGCCATTATACTAGTTGTAATCTTTGAGCTGGCATGTCTAGAAGTGGCAATTGTTCAATTTTGTATATAGCATGGCTAAAGGAAAGAAAACAAGGAAATGTGGAAATCAACTAGTTCACAGAGACACTTCATGCAAAGTTTTATTCGCAGTGTATCTCAATAGCTACGGTATGAATTATCAAAACATAATTTCTTTCTCAgccaagaaaaaaattacatattttgtaGCGCTAATATCAGTTCTCCAATTTTCTATAAAAACATAGCTCAACATTCGAAAAGAGAAAGGATAAGAGCATACCCTTCAAGTATGCCTTTGTTTATCTTAGTGCACAGATCTTCAATTTCTATAGTAAGGCATTTGTGGTCAACAGCAGTCTTTTTAAGTAATTGTCCAAGCCTCCTCCAATCAGTATGCTTATCTACAATGAGTGcaagaaactaaaaaaaattagaaatgaTCGCTTCCATTTATATTGGAAAAGTAGTATGCATTTAAGGTAAAACAACTTGTAAGATGGGTACAAAGTCCCACAACTTCTATGTTGAACTTGTTATATGGGTGTGCTTAAGCAGTTTATATAATGTGACTTAGTTACAGAAAGTCTATAAAATTTGTACTCTGATGCACAATAAATGAAAAATTACAGTTACCTCCTGTGCAACCTGTGCAAATGCAGAAATGCCATATCTTCGCACTGATACAATTATTCTCCTTGAAGATAGCAATATGTTTGCCCTCCAGGTTTGGACAGCAAAATCCTTTTTCTTGCAGAGCTGACATTCCATGGACTACCTGGCTATAAACATTTAAATAaccaaataaattataaatttttaaatacatgcatataattgatgTGTAAAAGAACTTACCTAGTCAATTGAATAAATTCCGGTGTAAATCTCTTGAACTCAAAAGTTTTATTGCTCTTCTTGTCTAGATAGTCAGCATAGGTCGTGTCAAAATAAGGAAAAGGCAGAACATGATTTGGAAGGTGTTGGTCGAAACAAATCACATCACCTAAGCTTCTCATAATGGACGGGTGGTTCATTAAATTCAACTTATCAACTGTGTCTTGTGCACTTCTATTATCCTCAAACAAAAGGAAAGTTGTCTTTATTGAAGATGAGATGTCAAATCCATATCGAATAGAACCTTGACAGTACTTTAAATCATCATCCATTCTTTTCACATCCGCATCAATCAAATAACACTCCAGCATGTCAACAGCCTACAATtagttgaaaaataaaataagaaaatgtGCTTAAAGCACACACACATTTATGACTGTATGCAGATATAATTAAGTGAAGTAATAAAGATAACTAAAAAAAGTTATCTGTTAGATAAAGGCATGGTTTGGAAAGTACTGATTGCATACTTTGGTTTTTACTGAAAGAGGTGCATCTGTAATCACTTCTGCCATTTTCAGAAGATGTAGAAAAACCTGCAAACTTCAAAATTAGCTGGTCAAGACAACATATATTGGAACATGAACATACTCTACAAACATATCAGCATTTAAgcccaaaagaaaaatatatgcttCAGCGGACAAGTTAGCTGAGCAGGAAAGGAAAGTTCATTGGTTTCTTTGCTCTTCAAAGCAAACGGTCCAAACATACCCAAGCAATCACTCCTTACTGGATTACTATGCTAGTGGTAGAGTTGGGATTTGGTCATGAGGAGGTGAAGTTGTTAAGCGCCAATGA
The nucleotide sequence above comes from Oryza glaberrima chromosome 11, OglaRS2, whole genome shotgun sequence. Encoded proteins:
- the LOC127753683 gene encoding uncharacterized protein LOC127753683; protein product: MAEVITDAPLSVKTKAVDMLECYLIDADVKRMDDDLKYCQGSIRYGFDISSSIKTTFLLFEDNRSAQDTVDKLNLMNHPSIMRSLGDVICFDQHLPNHVLPFPYFDTTYADYLDKKSNKTFEFKRFTPEFIQLTSQVVHGMSALQEKGFCCPNLEGKHIAIFKENNCISAKIWHFCICTGCTGDKHTDWRRLGQLLKKTAVDHKCLTIEIEDLCTKINKGILEGYALILSLFEC